A single genomic interval of Bradyrhizobium sp. AZCC 1693 harbors:
- the murJ gene encoding murein biosynthesis integral membrane protein MurJ — translation MIRSFLTVSTGTLASRLLGFVRDSALAALLGAGPVADAFLAAFQLVNVVRRLLTEGGLNAALVPAWLRVRETDGAVAAAAFAGRVLGTVTTALIAATAVLALVMPLVIAALAPGFSGRETLQLATDNARLMLPYLAFAGPVTVMMALLNAQGRFALTAFSPLLFNIALIAVMVVLLAARPDAVQAAQIVAATTGIAGLLQLSVLVLRRGGSIAGPLRISFDSGIRGFLGKAAPGMMASSAPQLLMVAGAIIASSSPSAVSWLYFANRLVELPLGIVGVAMGTVLIPELTRALRAEDRTAVANAESRGLELAVGLALPATLGLMVLSEPIVRLLFEHGAFTADDTKATARALMWLTLALPAHVLVKALSPAFFAREDTMTPLVSALKGVVLAIAAAFLLSHWYGTEGIAAAVAFGAWSMAFSLIRRGAETFGFSIDASAKRRLPRIALAALAMGAVLWLATRSLPALASGVHGLVQAVLLLVVISGGIAVYGLLLRLFGVTGWRDAVNAIRQTKG, via the coding sequence ATGATCCGCTCTTTTCTCACGGTTTCGACGGGAACGCTGGCCTCGCGGCTGCTTGGATTCGTGCGCGATTCCGCGCTCGCGGCGCTGCTCGGCGCGGGTCCGGTTGCGGACGCGTTCCTGGCGGCGTTTCAACTGGTCAATGTGGTGCGGCGGCTGCTGACCGAGGGCGGGCTGAACGCCGCGCTGGTGCCGGCGTGGCTGCGGGTGCGCGAGACCGATGGGGCTGTGGCCGCGGCAGCGTTTGCCGGGCGCGTGCTCGGCACCGTGACAACAGCGTTGATCGCAGCCACAGCGGTGCTCGCGCTGGTGATGCCGCTCGTCATTGCGGCGCTGGCGCCGGGGTTCTCCGGCCGCGAGACGCTGCAGCTCGCGACAGACAACGCCCGCCTGATGCTGCCCTACCTCGCCTTTGCCGGTCCGGTGACGGTGATGATGGCGCTGCTGAACGCGCAAGGCCGCTTCGCGCTGACGGCGTTTTCGCCGCTATTGTTCAACATCGCGCTGATCGCGGTGATGGTCGTGCTGCTCGCCGCGCGTCCCGATGCCGTGCAAGCCGCGCAAATCGTCGCCGCGACCACAGGCATTGCCGGACTGTTACAGCTATCGGTGCTGGTGTTGCGCCGTGGCGGCAGCATCGCCGGACCTTTGCGGATTTCATTCGATAGCGGAATCCGCGGCTTTCTCGGCAAGGCCGCACCCGGCATGATGGCATCGAGCGCACCGCAGCTTTTGATGGTGGCCGGCGCGATCATCGCCTCGTCCTCGCCGTCCGCCGTATCCTGGCTCTACTTCGCCAACCGGCTGGTCGAATTGCCGCTCGGCATCGTCGGCGTCGCCATGGGCACGGTGCTGATTCCGGAACTGACGCGCGCATTACGGGCCGAGGATCGCACAGCCGTGGCGAATGCGGAATCGCGCGGGCTCGAACTCGCCGTGGGCCTCGCATTGCCGGCCACGCTCGGGCTGATGGTGCTCAGCGAACCGATCGTGCGGCTGCTGTTCGAGCACGGCGCCTTCACCGCCGATGACACCAAAGCGACGGCGCGTGCGCTGATGTGGCTGACGCTGGCGCTGCCTGCCCATGTGCTGGTCAAAGCCCTGTCGCCGGCGTTCTTTGCGCGCGAGGATACGATGACGCCGCTGGTCTCAGCACTGAAGGGCGTCGTGCTGGCGATTGCGGCGGCCTTCCTGCTCAGCCATTGGTACGGCACTGAGGGCATCGCAGCCGCGGTTGCGTTTGGTGCGTGGAGCATGGCGTTCAGCCTGATCCGCCGCGGCGCGGAGACGTTTGGATTCTCGATCGATGCCAGCGCAAAACGGCGGCTGCCGCGCATCGCGCTCGCGGCGCTCGCGATGGGCGCGGTGCTGTGGCTGGCGACGCGCTCGCTGCCGGCGCTTGCCTCGGGCGTGCACGGTCTCGTGCAGGCCGTCCTGCTGCTGGTCGTGATATCGGGCGGAATTGCGGTTTACGGCCTGCTCTTAAGGCTTTTCGGCGTCACCGGCTGGCGCGACGCGGTTAACGCGATCAGGCAAACAAAAGGCTAG
- a CDS encoding adenosine kinase produces MTDAKYDVLGIGNAIFDVLVQTDEGFLARHGMTKGGMALIDEARAAAIYKEMGPATEMSGGSGANTIVGLANFGARTAFIGKVKNDQIGSLYTHDIRAAGAAFETRAAEGGPATGCCYILVTPDGERTMNTYLGAAQDLNPADIDDAQIAASRIVYLEGYLWDPKNAKEAFVKAAHIAHSAGRQVALTLSDSFCVDRYRDEFLDLMRKRTVDLVFANETELHSLYQTSDFEGALKQFRTDAKLGVVTRSEKGCVVAGNDGITAVPAFPIERLVDTTGAGDLFAAGFLFGLVRNAGYEAAGRLGALAAAEVIQHIGARPQVSLKELAGQNGLPV; encoded by the coding sequence ATGACTGACGCAAAATACGACGTTCTCGGGATCGGCAATGCGATTTTCGACGTGCTGGTGCAGACCGACGAGGGTTTTCTCGCCCGCCACGGCATGACCAAGGGCGGCATGGCGCTGATCGACGAGGCCAGAGCCGCCGCGATCTACAAGGAGATGGGCCCGGCGACCGAGATGAGCGGCGGCTCGGGGGCCAACACCATCGTCGGTCTTGCCAACTTTGGAGCCCGCACAGCCTTTATCGGCAAGGTCAAGAACGACCAGATCGGCTCTCTCTACACCCACGACATCCGCGCCGCCGGCGCCGCCTTCGAGACGCGGGCGGCGGAAGGCGGCCCCGCCACCGGCTGCTGCTACATCTTGGTGACGCCGGACGGCGAGCGCACCATGAACACCTATCTCGGCGCCGCGCAGGACCTCAACCCCGCAGACATCGACGACGCGCAGATCGCGGCGTCACGCATCGTCTATCTCGAAGGCTATCTCTGGGATCCGAAGAACGCCAAGGAAGCCTTCGTCAAGGCCGCTCACATCGCGCACTCTGCCGGCCGCCAGGTGGCGCTGACGCTGTCGGATTCCTTCTGCGTCGATCGTTATCGCGACGAGTTCCTCGACCTGATGCGTAAACGCACCGTCGACCTCGTGTTCGCCAACGAGACTGAGCTGCATTCGCTGTACCAGACCTCGGATTTCGAGGGCGCGCTGAAGCAGTTCCGCACCGATGCAAAACTCGGAGTAGTCACCCGCAGCGAGAAGGGCTGCGTGGTCGCAGGGAACGACGGCATCACCGCGGTGCCCGCCTTCCCGATTGAAAGGCTCGTCGACACCACCGGCGCCGGCGACCTGTTTGCCGCCGGCTTCCTGTTCGGGCTGGTGCGCAACGCGGGCTATGAGGCCGCGGGCCGGCTGGGCGCGCTGGCTGCGGCCGAGGTGATCCAGCACATCGGCGCAAGGCCGCAGGTGTCGCTGAAGGAGCTGGCGGGGCAGAACGGGCTGCCGGTGTGA
- a CDS encoding site-specific DNA-methyltransferase: MPTLQWLTRDHDLLAADKVPYRLLEEVPEFGAGDRDAGNMLIQGDNLDALKALLPFYAGQVKCIYIDPPYNTKTAFEQYDDNLEHSKWLGLIWPRLMLLRELLAEDGSIWISIDDNEAQYLKVVLDEVMGRHCFIASNVWQKRYSRENRESIGDVHEYIFVYSKSPEKFKLSRNLVPLDEAQAKIYRNPDNPNETDPTKRWRGLPMTAQGYRPNQMYTIIGPNGREHVPPPGRCWSMIESEFLKLKNADRIYWGRNGDAQPSVIRYLSEVKGLVPWTWWPHDEVGHTDESKKECNVLFGGDISFATPKPERLIQRIFQVATNPGDLVLDSFLGSGTTAAVAHKMRRRYIGVEMGEHAVTHCVPRLKKVIGGEQGGISESVNWKGGGGFRFYRLGEPAFNAEGRIRDGIRFPVLAAHVWFSETGKPWSGKGKSPLLGFHGGNAFALLYNGILGDDTPKGGNVLTRETLAIINAKIAKKKSDFTGGVTVYGEASRLSADTLARKGIVFKQTPYEVKARK, encoded by the coding sequence ATGCCAACATTACAATGGCTCACGCGCGATCACGATCTTCTAGCGGCCGATAAAGTTCCCTATCGTCTCCTGGAGGAAGTGCCTGAATTCGGTGCTGGTGATCGTGACGCCGGCAACATGCTAATTCAAGGCGACAACCTTGATGCGTTGAAAGCCCTGCTGCCATTTTACGCAGGCCAGGTGAAATGCATTTACATCGATCCCCCGTACAACACGAAAACTGCTTTCGAGCAGTACGATGATAATCTCGAACATTCCAAATGGCTTGGGCTAATTTGGCCGCGCCTCATGTTGTTGAGAGAATTGCTGGCGGAAGATGGATCCATCTGGATATCGATAGACGACAATGAAGCCCAGTACCTGAAGGTTGTTCTTGATGAAGTAATGGGTCGTCATTGTTTCATCGCGTCGAACGTTTGGCAAAAGCGCTATTCGCGAGAAAACCGCGAGAGCATCGGTGACGTTCATGAGTACATATTTGTGTACTCGAAATCTCCGGAGAAATTCAAGCTGTCGCGCAATCTTGTTCCGCTGGATGAAGCTCAAGCGAAAATCTATCGAAATCCTGACAATCCTAATGAAACGGACCCTACCAAGCGGTGGCGCGGCCTCCCAATGACCGCGCAAGGCTACCGACCAAATCAGATGTACACCATCATTGGTCCAAATGGCCGGGAACACGTCCCTCCCCCGGGACGTTGTTGGTCGATGATTGAGTCGGAATTTCTGAAACTCAAGAATGCCGACCGCATCTATTGGGGTAGAAATGGCGATGCGCAACCGAGTGTCATTCGATACCTCTCGGAGGTGAAGGGCCTCGTTCCATGGACGTGGTGGCCTCATGACGAGGTAGGGCACACGGACGAATCCAAGAAAGAATGCAATGTTCTTTTCGGCGGTGACATCAGCTTTGCGACTCCGAAACCAGAAAGATTGATTCAACGGATTTTTCAGGTCGCTACAAATCCGGGCGATTTGGTTCTCGATTCATTCTTGGGCTCGGGCACTACCGCTGCCGTCGCGCACAAGATGCGACGCAGATATATTGGCGTCGAGATGGGCGAACATGCCGTCACACATTGCGTTCCGCGTCTGAAAAAGGTCATCGGTGGCGAGCAGGGCGGTATATCGGAAAGCGTGAATTGGAAGGGAGGCGGTGGCTTTCGCTTCTATCGGCTTGGAGAGCCCGCGTTCAACGCTGAGGGTCGCATTCGCGATGGCATTCGCTTCCCAGTGCTCGCCGCGCATGTCTGGTTTTCAGAAACGGGAAAGCCATGGAGCGGTAAGGGCAAAAGCCCACTGTTGGGGTTCCACGGCGGAAACGCGTTTGCCCTCCTTTATAATGGTATTCTCGGAGACGATACGCCCAAGGGCGGCAACGTGCTGACACGCGAAACTCTCGCCATCATCAACGCAAAGATCGCAAAGAAGAAAAGCGACTTCACGGGGGGGGTGACGGTCTATGGCGAGGCCTCGCGACTGTCGGCTGACACATTGGCGCGGAAGGGAATCGTTTTCAAGCAAACGCCTTATGAAGTGAAAGCTCGGAAATGA
- a CDS encoding DEAD/DEAH box helicase: MELKDYQKQTLSTLARFFRDARVSGPRLAYENIVNEPPQKARLGRYAGAYRALEAVPLAPYVCLRLPTGGGKTLLAARAVAVARDSWIERDHPLVLWLVPTNTIRLQSVEALKNTRHAYRQALDEAFEGRVRIFDIADFPMIRPQDLRDQTCIVVGTIQTLRVSNTEGRKVYAHHEDLEAHFSAVAPNAPGLERIDEGPNNGRIKFSFANLMHLHRPLMIVDEAHNAMTGLSREMQARVNPCAIVEFTATPHFNSNILHNVTAQELKQEEMIKLPIVLTEHADWQSAVGGAVATRAALAEKALLDTAGYIRPIVLFQAQQRDEDVTVEVLKKHLIETENIPEEKIAVATGDQRELDAINLFDPGTKVEYIITVDALKEGWDCSFAYVFCSVSKIRSSTAVEQLLGRVLRMPYAKRRISPELNKAYAHIAEPVFTEAAKALVDRLVDMGFDSSEARENIENPQFELHGDGLFSLRERPAPEFRHSFAATPEAIEALHQQVGDAVTVRPTNDGNVEVAVSGYLAPEVEAAIIRAAPEVLRRKLSEAATRYRAETHSLLSAAERGESFVVPALTAWVQDEFVFAETDRFMEDFEWSLLNTPAVLTESEFSIRQSQMEFEIDLDGKKLAYSFVNEQDRLSLDTPVEGWDEINLSVWLDRQVRQIYVPPSELLRWLREAITHLTKTRGIPMSALWRAKYPLAQKLEAKIKAIRQEGCDTAYQLCLFSPEAKTSVSFEQGFNFSKQMYFDVRRHRGGAFRFRNHFLGPDNVPAFSGIEGDGGEEFKCAQMLDSLNDKVEFWIMNVAKHVNSFRLPLASGFFYPDFVAKLKDGRIFVVEYKGEHLAGSGNDDTNEKRLVGALWEKASGGKGLFAMIEREIDGRDMRGQLLDAINRNR, translated from the coding sequence ATGGAGCTGAAGGATTATCAAAAACAAACGCTTTCAACGCTCGCGCGATTTTTTCGGGACGCCCGTGTCAGCGGTCCAAGGTTGGCCTACGAAAACATCGTTAACGAGCCGCCACAGAAAGCGCGGTTGGGCCGTTATGCCGGCGCGTACCGGGCGCTCGAAGCTGTGCCGTTGGCGCCGTATGTTTGCCTGCGACTGCCGACCGGTGGCGGCAAGACCTTGCTCGCAGCCCGTGCAGTCGCCGTTGCTCGTGATAGCTGGATTGAGAGAGACCATCCGCTTGTATTGTGGTTGGTGCCGACCAACACTATTCGCCTGCAGTCCGTGGAGGCGCTGAAGAACACTCGACACGCATATAGGCAGGCGCTGGACGAAGCTTTCGAGGGTCGGGTCCGAATCTTTGACATTGCCGATTTCCCGATGATTCGACCGCAAGACTTACGTGACCAGACTTGCATCGTGGTTGGCACCATCCAAACTCTTCGGGTCTCTAATACTGAGGGCCGCAAGGTATATGCCCACCATGAGGATTTGGAGGCGCATTTCAGCGCCGTGGCTCCCAACGCTCCAGGCCTGGAGCGAATCGACGAAGGTCCCAATAATGGTCGGATAAAGTTCTCATTCGCCAACCTGATGCACCTGCACCGTCCACTGATGATCGTCGACGAGGCGCACAATGCGATGACCGGCCTTTCGCGTGAGATGCAAGCGCGAGTTAACCCCTGCGCTATCGTCGAGTTTACAGCGACTCCTCACTTTAACTCGAACATCTTGCACAACGTTACGGCGCAGGAGCTCAAGCAGGAGGAAATGATCAAGTTGCCCATCGTGCTCACCGAGCACGCCGACTGGCAAAGCGCCGTTGGTGGTGCGGTAGCTACACGGGCAGCATTGGCGGAAAAGGCGCTGCTGGATACCGCTGGCTATATCCGCCCTATCGTTCTGTTTCAGGCTCAACAACGGGACGAAGACGTTACCGTCGAGGTATTGAAGAAGCATCTGATCGAGACCGAAAATATCCCCGAAGAGAAGATCGCAGTCGCCACCGGTGATCAACGGGAGCTTGATGCCATCAACTTGTTCGATCCAGGTACGAAAGTCGAATACATCATAACCGTCGACGCGTTGAAGGAAGGTTGGGACTGTTCTTTTGCCTATGTTTTCTGCTCAGTCTCGAAGATCAGGAGCTCAACCGCCGTGGAGCAATTGCTGGGCCGCGTGTTGCGGATGCCTTATGCAAAGCGCCGCATCTCTCCTGAACTAAACAAAGCCTACGCGCATATAGCCGAGCCAGTCTTTACTGAAGCTGCCAAAGCTTTGGTCGACAGGTTGGTGGATATGGGCTTTGACAGTTCCGAGGCCCGTGAAAATATCGAGAATCCCCAGTTCGAACTGCATGGCGATGGCCTGTTCTCGTTACGCGAGCGACCGGCCCCAGAATTCCGGCACTCGTTTGCTGCGACGCCAGAGGCAATCGAAGCCCTCCATCAACAAGTTGGCGATGCCGTCACGGTGCGCCCGACCAATGATGGCAATGTAGAGGTCGCCGTATCAGGTTATCTTGCGCCCGAGGTTGAGGCTGCGATTATCAGGGCTGCCCCTGAAGTTTTGCGCCGGAAACTTTCCGAGGCGGCGACAAGATACCGAGCCGAGACGCATTCTCTTCTGTCGGCGGCCGAGCGAGGCGAAAGTTTTGTAGTCCCGGCCCTGACGGCTTGGGTACAGGACGAATTCGTGTTTGCCGAGACCGACCGCTTTATGGAGGATTTTGAGTGGTCGCTTCTCAATACTCCAGCGGTCCTCACCGAAAGCGAGTTCTCCATTCGCCAAAGCCAGATGGAATTCGAAATCGACCTTGACGGCAAGAAGCTCGCTTACTCGTTTGTGAACGAACAGGATCGGCTGTCCCTTGATACACCGGTGGAAGGTTGGGACGAGATCAATCTAAGCGTCTGGCTCGATCGTCAGGTGCGCCAGATATACGTGCCACCTTCGGAACTCTTGCGATGGCTCCGTGAGGCGATTACCCACCTTACCAAAACACGCGGCATTCCTATGTCCGCACTCTGGCGAGCCAAGTATCCGCTGGCGCAGAAGCTGGAAGCAAAGATCAAGGCCATCCGGCAAGAGGGGTGCGATACCGCGTATCAACTTTGCTTGTTCTCTCCCGAGGCCAAGACGAGCGTTTCGTTCGAGCAGGGATTCAACTTCTCGAAACAGATGTACTTTGACGTCCGGAGGCATCGCGGTGGTGCTTTCCGATTTCGCAACCATTTCTTGGGTCCCGATAATGTTCCTGCTTTCAGCGGGATCGAGGGCGACGGAGGTGAGGAATTCAAATGTGCCCAGATGCTCGACAGTCTAAACGACAAGGTCGAGTTCTGGATCATGAACGTCGCTAAGCACGTTAACTCATTCCGGTTGCCGCTGGCGTCAGGATTCTTCTATCCCGATTTCGTTGCGAAGCTGAAGGACGGTCGCATCTTCGTTGTCGAATACAAGGGCGAGCATTTGGCGGGCTCTGGTAACGACGACACTAACGAGAAGCGGCTTGTTGGAGCGTTGTGGGAGAAGGCGAGCGGGGGCAAGGGCCTGTTTGCGATGATCGAGAGAGAAATTGACGGTCGCGATATGCGCGGCCAACTGTTGGATGCGATCAATCGGAATCGGTAG
- a CDS encoding serine hydrolase domain-containing protein, producing the protein MQSKAQIDQILRQKCEAKEVPGVVAMAATGNEVIYQGAFGKRDLGKDDPMTADSVFWIASMTKAITSAAGMQLVEQGKLSLDEPIGKILPDLASPQVLEGFDESGEPKLRPATKPITLRHLMTHTAGFAYHMWNGDCAQYLEKTGTPAITTCQNAALTIPMMSDPGTRWEYGINIDFVGKAIEAVTGTRLDAYLRDNILAPLGMNDTAFKITDAMRQRLVGMHARTEDGSLAPIPFELEQNPEFHMGGGGLYGTAGDYVKFTQMILNQGRGNGNQVLKPETVALMGQNHIGDLTMGKMVTVMPIYTNDVDLFPDIVKKWGLSFLINTAKTAEGRSAGSLAWAGLANTYFWIDPARDVAGVILMQLLPFADGKALEAFAGFESGVYAGLDAGQKAA; encoded by the coding sequence ATGCAAAGCAAAGCCCAGATCGATCAGATACTGCGTCAGAAATGCGAAGCCAAGGAGGTTCCCGGCGTGGTCGCGATGGCGGCGACCGGCAATGAGGTGATTTATCAAGGCGCGTTCGGCAAGCGCGACCTCGGCAAGGACGATCCGATGACCGCGGACAGCGTGTTCTGGATCGCCTCGATGACCAAGGCGATCACGAGCGCCGCCGGCATGCAGCTCGTGGAACAGGGCAAGCTCTCGCTGGACGAACCGATCGGCAAGATCCTTCCCGATCTCGCCTCCCCGCAGGTGCTGGAGGGCTTTGACGAAAGCGGCGAACCAAAACTGCGCCCCGCCACGAAGCCGATCACGCTGCGGCATCTCATGACCCACACCGCGGGCTTCGCCTACCACATGTGGAACGGCGACTGCGCGCAATATCTGGAGAAGACCGGTACCCCGGCCATCACCACCTGCCAGAACGCCGCGCTGACGATACCTATGATGAGTGATCCCGGCACGCGCTGGGAATACGGCATCAATATCGACTTCGTTGGTAAGGCTATCGAAGCGGTGACCGGCACGCGGCTCGATGCGTATCTGCGCGACAATATCCTGGCGCCGCTCGGCATGAACGATACCGCGTTCAAGATCACCGACGCGATGCGCCAGCGCCTGGTCGGCATGCACGCGCGGACCGAGGACGGATCGCTGGCGCCGATCCCGTTCGAGCTGGAGCAGAATCCGGAATTTCATATGGGCGGCGGCGGCCTCTACGGCACGGCGGGCGACTACGTCAAGTTCACCCAGATGATCCTCAACCAGGGCCGCGGCAACGGCAACCAGGTGCTGAAGCCCGAGACCGTCGCGCTGATGGGCCAGAACCACATCGGCGATCTCACCATGGGCAAGATGGTGACGGTGATGCCGATCTACACCAACGATGTCGATCTGTTCCCCGACATCGTCAAGAAGTGGGGCCTGAGCTTCCTGATCAACACCGCCAAGACGGCGGAAGGCCGCAGCGCCGGCAGCCTCGCCTGGGCCGGCCTCGCCAACACCTATTTCTGGATCGATCCGGCGCGCGACGTCGCCGGCGTGATCCTGATGCAGCTGTTGCCGTTCGCCGATGGCAAGGCGCTGGAAGCCTTTGCGGGGTTTGAGAGCGGGGTTTATGCCGGGCTGGATGCCGGGCAGAAGGCGGCGTGA
- a CDS encoding NAD-dependent succinate-semialdehyde dehydrogenase, producing the protein MNPPVAARASKASQPSLHDRLKDPSLLRDRCYIDGAWVGTPSRPVTNPVNGVELAKVPAMSTAEATQAVEAAERAFPAWAKLTAKQRSNILRKWFELIIANREDLALILTSEQGKPLAEALGEVDIGGAYVEFFAEEARRVYGETIPTQRPDARLLAIKQPIGVCGAITPWNFPCSMITRKVSPALAAGCTVVLKPANETPLTALALVALAEKAGVPKGVFNILTGNSSAIGKVLCEHPAVRFIGFTGSTEVGKILYQQASVGVKKLGLELGGNAPFIVFDDADIDAAVEGAMISKYRNMGQTCVCANRIYAQDGIYDQFVEKLSKKAAAMKIGDGTEAGVTQGPLINMAAIDKVEKHIADAVKGGAKIVTGGKRHALGGSFFEPTVLSNVKPDALVAHEETFGPLAPVFRFKDEADVIAMCNNSPFGLASYFYSRDLGRVWRVAEALESGMVGVNTGLITTEVAPFGGVKESGLGREGSHHGMEEYVEIKYVMMAGV; encoded by the coding sequence ATGAACCCGCCCGTCGCCGCTCGCGCTTCGAAAGCCTCCCAACCCTCGCTGCACGACCGCCTGAAAGACCCCTCGCTGCTGCGCGACCGCTGCTACATCGACGGCGCCTGGGTCGGCACGCCATCGCGCCCGGTCACTAACCCGGTCAACGGTGTCGAACTGGCGAAGGTGCCGGCCATGAGCACCGCGGAAGCCACCCAGGCGGTCGAGGCCGCCGAGCGCGCATTCCCGGCCTGGGCCAAGCTCACCGCCAAACAGCGCTCCAACATTCTGCGAAAATGGTTCGAGCTGATCATCGCCAACCGCGAGGACCTGGCCCTGATCCTCACCTCCGAGCAGGGCAAGCCACTGGCCGAAGCGCTCGGCGAGGTCGATATCGGCGGCGCCTATGTCGAATTTTTCGCCGAGGAAGCCCGCCGCGTCTATGGCGAAACCATCCCGACCCAGCGGCCGGATGCGCGGCTGCTCGCAATCAAGCAGCCGATCGGCGTCTGCGGCGCCATCACGCCGTGGAATTTTCCGTGCTCGATGATCACCCGAAAGGTGTCGCCCGCGCTCGCTGCGGGCTGCACCGTCGTGCTCAAGCCCGCCAATGAAACGCCGTTGACCGCGCTGGCGCTGGTGGCGCTCGCCGAAAAGGCCGGCGTGCCCAAGGGCGTGTTCAATATCCTGACCGGCAATTCGTCGGCGATCGGCAAGGTGCTGTGCGAGCACCCGGCCGTGCGCTTCATCGGCTTCACCGGCTCGACCGAGGTCGGCAAGATCCTCTATCAGCAGGCTTCAGTGGGCGTGAAGAAGCTCGGCCTCGAACTCGGCGGCAATGCGCCCTTCATCGTGTTCGACGACGCCGATATCGATGCGGCGGTGGAGGGCGCCATGATCTCCAAGTATCGCAACATGGGCCAGACCTGCGTCTGCGCCAACCGCATCTACGCCCAGGACGGGATCTACGACCAGTTTGTCGAAAAGCTGTCGAAGAAGGCCGCGGCGATGAAGATCGGCGACGGCACCGAAGCCGGCGTGACGCAGGGCCCGCTGATCAACATGGCAGCGATCGACAAGGTCGAGAAGCACATTGCCGACGCGGTCAAGGGCGGCGCAAAAATCGTCACCGGCGGAAAACGCCATGCGCTCGGCGGCAGCTTCTTCGAGCCGACGGTGCTTTCAAATGTGAAGCCTGACGCCCTCGTCGCGCACGAGGAGACCTTTGGCCCACTGGCGCCGGTGTTCCGCTTCAAGGACGAGGCCGACGTCATCGCAATGTGCAACAACTCGCCGTTCGGCCTCGCGTCGTACTTCTATTCCCGCGATCTCGGCCGCGTCTGGCGCGTCGCCGAAGCGCTGGAGTCAGGCATGGTCGGCGTCAATACCGGGCTGATCACCACGGAAGTCGCGCCGTTCGGCGGCGTCAAGGAGAGCGGCCTGGGGCGTGAAGGCTCGCATCACGGCATGGAAGAATATGTCGAGATCAAATACGTGATGATGGCGGGCGTGTAG
- a CDS encoding crotonase/enoyl-CoA hydratase family protein, whose amino-acid sequence MSEADTVLVERDGPITVVSINRPHCRNAVDGATARKLYDAFLAFDADESASVAVFTGTGGYFCAGADLKAVAAGDPNKKRELGGHDSIAPMGPSRLRLSKPVIAAVEGFAVAGGMELALWADMRVVADDATFGIFCRRFGVPLIDLGTIRLPRLIGHSQAIDLILTGRPVGAQEALRMGLANRVVGRGEACAHAIALAREIARFPQKCLRADRLSALRQWDISEEDAIANEMRGGLEVIASGETLSGATRFASGVGRHGAFASDASD is encoded by the coding sequence ATGTCAGAAGCCGATACCGTGCTCGTCGAACGCGACGGCCCCATCACCGTCGTTTCCATCAACCGCCCGCATTGCCGTAACGCCGTCGATGGCGCGACCGCGCGGAAGCTGTATGATGCGTTTCTTGCCTTCGATGCCGATGAGAGCGCATCGGTCGCCGTGTTCACCGGCACTGGCGGCTATTTTTGCGCAGGTGCCGACCTCAAGGCGGTGGCGGCGGGCGATCCCAACAAGAAGCGGGAGCTCGGCGGCCACGATTCGATTGCACCGATGGGGCCGAGCCGGCTGCGGCTGTCAAAACCTGTCATCGCGGCGGTCGAGGGTTTTGCGGTGGCCGGCGGGATGGAGCTGGCGCTGTGGGCGGACATGCGCGTGGTCGCAGACGACGCCACCTTCGGCATCTTCTGCCGCCGTTTTGGCGTGCCCTTGATCGATCTCGGTACCATCCGGCTGCCGCGCCTGATCGGGCATTCGCAGGCAATCGATTTGATCCTCACCGGCCGCCCGGTCGGCGCGCAGGAGGCGCTGCGCATGGGCCTCGCCAATCGCGTCGTCGGCCGCGGCGAGGCTTGCGCGCACGCGATTGCGCTGGCGCGGGAGATCGCGCGCTTCCCGCAAAAATGCCTGCGCGCCGACCGGCTATCGGCGCTGCGGCAATGGGATATTTCCGAGGAAGATGCGATCGCCAACGAGATGCGCGGCGGGCTGGAAGTGATCGCCTCGGGCGAAACGCTGTCGGGCGCGACGCGGTTTGCCTCCGGCGTGGGCCGCCATGGCGCGTTTGCGAGTGACGCGAGCGATTGA